The genomic stretch ATTCTCCGTCAGAACATCAAGCGCATCCCGCTCGGGCGTTACGCCAATCCGGAGGAGGTGGCGGACGCGGCGCTCTTTCTCGCAAGTGCACGCGCATCCTACGTGACGGGCGCATCGCTCACCATGGATGGCGGATTGACGCCGCTCGTCGTGTGACCTGCTGAAGCAGGCAAAGCAAAGATCAAGGAGACGAGATGTTCAGCTGGTATCGTGAGCTCACCAAACGGGAGCGGGACACGTTCTGGGGATGTTTTGCGGGATGGGCCGTGGACGCAATGGACGCACAGCTTTTCAGCTTTGTGCTGCCGGTGCTGATCGCCGTCTGGGGCATGACCACGGCGCAAGCTGGCTACCTGGCCACGGCGACGCTCACATCGGCCGCCGTAGGCGGCTGGGCCTGCGGCTATCTGGCAGACCGCTTCGGTCGCGTACGCGTCATGCAATTCACCATCCTGTGGTTTTCGGTTTTCACTTTCATCGCGGGTTTTACGCAGAACTTCGAGCAGCTCATCGCGGTGCGGGTGCTGCAGGGACTGGGGTTCGGCGGTGAGTGGGCAGCCGGTGCCGTGCTGATGGGCGAGATCATCCGGCCCGCCCATCGCGGCAAGGCGGTCGGTACGGTTCAAAGCGGCTTTGGCGTGGGCTGGTGCGCGGCGGCGCTATTGGCCGGTGTCGTCCTGGCCCACGTACCGGCGGAATACGCTTGGCGGACGTTGCTGCTGATCGGCGTGCTGCCCGGTTTTCTGGTGCTGTACCTGCGTCGAAAGATCGAGGAGCCGGAACTTTACCGTCAGTCCCGCGCTGCGACCGAAGCGCGCGGCGAAGTCCCGGGCTTGGGCGCCATCTTCCGCCCGAGCATGCTGCGGGTGACCGTCCTGGCGTCGCTGCTGGCATTCGGCGTAATCGGTGTCGGCGGGGCGATTGTCAACTGGTTGCCGACGTTCATGAAAACGGTTCGTCATCTTTCGCCCAGCGCCTCCGGCTATTACGTTTTCCTGGTGACGGGGGGCTCCTTCTTTGGATTCCTGGCAAGCGCGTATCTGTCCGATGTGCTCGGCCGGCGCCGTACCTTCCAGCTGTTTCTGATCTGTTCATGGCTGGTGACGATTGCCTATATGTTCCTGCCGCTGTCGGGCTGGGGACTCATTGTGATGGGCGTGCCGTTTGGCTTCTTCACGATTGGCAACTACGCCGCTCTGGGCCCGTTCTTCACGGAGCTGTTTCCGACCGCGGTACGCGGCAGCGGTCAGAGCTTCGCTTACAACTTTGGCAAGGCGGCCGGCGCCGTCGCCGTCGCCTGCATCGGCATCCTGGCACAGCGGATCACTTTGGCCGAGGCCATCGGGTCGGTGGCGCTGCTTGGCTACAGCGTGGCAATCGTCGCAACGCTGCTGCTTCCTGAAACGAAAGGCATCAGCCTTACGTCAGGCTTTGGGCAGCCCGCAGAACGGGGCGACCGGTCGATTGACGTAAAGGAGCAACCCGCTCCCGGCAAACCCTGAACGGTCCCGTGACGCCACAAACAACGCAAGAATGACAGGAGAAAAAAGATGACTCAATCGAACACAGCCGATACGCGTGAGGTGGCAGCGCAAGAGGCGATAGCTACCGGCCGCCGCAGGAGCGTCACCGTTGAGGGCCTTGCCCACACGTTTCCCGTGCCCAACGCCTGCCGGATCGGCAACCTGATCGTTTCCAGCGCGATTCACCCGACCGATCGCGTGACCCGCGTCATACCGGAAGATCTGCTGTCCCAGTGTGCGCTCCTGTTTGCAAACGTGAAGACGATCGTGGAGGCTGCCGGGGGCAGCACCCGGGACATCATCAAGATGACGTTCTTTGTTCGCGACCGCAACAACAGGGGCCCTTTGAACGACGAATGGGTGCAGATGTTCCCGGATTCTGACTCGCGGCCAGCTCGACATTCACAGCTGCTGCACGCGGAAGGGCCTTCGCTCATTCAGTGCGATTTCATCGCGCTCATCGACAGCGCCAGCTGACGCCGGAAAAGCATTCCGCCGTGCCGGAACCGGAATGCAAGCCGAAGTGAAGCCCATGACAGTCGAGAACGCGAGGAGACCACAATGACCGATGACAGATCAATCAGCCTTACCCGACGCTCCCTGCTCGCGGCAGCATGCATCTGCATGGGGTGCGCAATCAGCGGGCCCCTGCTTGCGGGCGTTCCCATGGTCAGGAGCGAAAGCCCGGAGTTTTATCGCCTGATGGTGGGTGACTATGAGGTCACCGTGCTCTCTGACGGCAAGAGTCCGCTTGCGGCGACGAAGCTGTTGCAGGGCGATCCATCGATAATCGCCGATGCCCTGAACAGCAACTTTCTGGGCGAGCAGGTCGAGACCTCCCACAACTCGTTTCTGGTGAACACGGGCGACCGGCTGGTGCTCATCGATGCAGGGGCAGGCTCGCTACTGGGACCCCACACCGGCAGACTCTCAGGCAATCTTCGCGCTGCGGGCTACCGGCCCGAGCAGGTGGATGAGGTCTGTCTGACACACATGCATGCCGACCACATCGGCGGTCTGATGTCCGGAAACCTGCCGGCGTTTCCGAACGCGATCATTCGCGCCGACAAACGTGATATCGCCTACTGGCTGAGCGAGGAGAACATGCGTAATGCGCCTGCCGCAGCCAGGCGCTTCTTCGAGGCCGCGGTGGTGTCCTTGTCTGCGTACATCCAGGCGGGCAGGTTGAGGACATTCGAGGGCCTCGCCGACCTCATTCCCGGAATCCGGGCGCGGCCAGCCTACGGGCATACCCCGGGTCACACGATGTACGAGGTGGAAAGCCGGGGCGAGAAGCTTCTGCTGTGGGGCGACATTGTCCATGTCGCTGCCGTGCAGTTCGCAGATCCGGGCGTCACGATCGGATACGACGTCGACCGGACGGAGGCCGAACAGGAGCACTGGCGCGTCTTCGGTGACGCGGCACGGCACCGATACATGATAGGGGGCGCGCATCTGCCGTTTCCTGGGCTCGGTCACGTGCGCAGCAGCGATGACAGGAGCTACGCTTTTGTGCCCCTGTCCTAACGTCCCGAGTTAGAAGTTCACAGCTAAGCATTGCATATGTCGGGGGGGATTTGGTCAGCGTGGGACAAGTTGTATCCCACCTGCGTAAGCAGGACCGTGGTGTCAAGTGAGGTGAAGGAGGGATCATGGGTAGCGCGAAAAGCTCGTTGCGCGAGATGGTCGAGCACTGGCTCGCCCCCGATCCGGCGACCGGGGTTCGGGTCACCGAGTTCAGAAACAGGCGATCCAGACACGAATGCTATGTATGCGTTGAGACATTAGGGGCGACAGGTCCGGTCGCGCTGTTCTTCTTTCGCCACCAGGACGGCGCCTGGCGCATATTCCCACCGAATCGACAACGGCCGGCAATGCGCGCCACCTACAATGCGGCAAACTTTTAACTCACCACGCCAGCACCGAATGCGGGAAATCGGCGCGCACGTCACCTGATGGTCAGCACCTTGGATACTGTCGCCTTCGCCTGCCATTCGGATCGGATAACGCGACACGGCTAACTCCAAAAGCAGTTCAGGCAGGTATTCCCCTTCCGGTCGGATACACCGTATGGGTGCTGATCTGGTCAAACTTGCACGTAAATGTATGGCAAGAAAATAGTAGTACTAATTAATATGCTGTAATAGGAAAGGAGACGTCATGAAGAAGGCAATCTTTGTTCTCGTTGCCGTCGGAACAATCGCGGGTACGGCGAGAGCACAAAGCAGCGTCACGCTGTATGGACTCATTGATGCAGGCTTCGCGTACACAAACAATGTAGGCGGACAGAAGCTCTTTGCCGCGAGCTCCGGCAACATCCAGGGCAGCCGCTGGGGGCTGCGTGGAAGCGAGGATCTGGGCGGAGGGCTGAAGGCCCTGTTCGTGCTCGAGAATGGGTTCAATCCGTATACGGGACGTCTCAATCAGGGTGGTGATGAGTTCGGGCGTCAGGTCTACGTTGGCATCAGGTCGGACCAGTATGGCTCGATCACATTGGGCAGGCAGTACGATTCCGTCGTCGACTACACCGGCGCGCTCGAGGCCGCCAGTCAATGGGCAAGCTTATATGGCGGCCACCCGGGCGACCTGGATAACATGAACAACACAAACCGGGTCAACAACGCAATCAAGTTCGCCAGTGCGAACTACAGCGGCCTGACCTTTGGCGGCCTCTACAGTCTCGGTGGCGTTGCGGGCAATTTCAACCGCAACCAGATCTGGTCGGCCGGGTTCAACTATGCCCAGGGTCCGCTTGTGCTGGGCGTGGCGTACCTGAACGTGAAGAATCCGAACTTCTCGTTCTTCGGTAACAACGCCACTTCGTCCACCACCGCGACGAATATGTCGGGATCGCAGGTGTACTCCGGTTTCGCGTCGGCCAGAACCCAGCAGGTTGCCACAGCCGGTGCGGCCTATACGCTTGGTGCGGCCACTTTCGGGACGACATACAGCAATACGCAGTTCCGCGGGCTGGGTGAAACAGCGGTGACCGGGCAGCCGGCCGGATCGCCCAGGTCAGGCGACGCGAAATTCCATAACGCTGAAGCGAACTTCAAGTATCAGCTCACGCCGGCGTTGCTGGTCGCCGCTGCGTATGACTACACGAAGGGTTACAGCGTCACGGCCGAAAAAACCCATCAGGCAATGCTGGGTGCCGACTACGCCCTGTCAAAGCGGACAGACCTTTACGCGGTCGGCATCTATCAGCATGCTTCCGGAACCAACTCTTTCGGTGCGAAGGCCACCGCTCAGATCACCACCCTGTCTCCGTCATCGTCGCAGAATCAGGTGGCCGCGATTGTAGGAATCCGCTCGAAGTTTTAAGCCTGGGGCGCTGCGCGGGCATGCGCTGCGCGGCATGTAGCCCTGCGTCATGTGCGGCCGATGACCGGCCGCTCATGCCGTCGTTTGCAGCACCACATTGGCCGTCGGAATAGGTACGTTAGCCGTCCGCAGTGACTGGCCGGACGGTGGTCGTGCCTTAAGCAGGAAAAGGTTTACTACCCGTTACATGGATCACAGCTGGTTTCGACCTGGTGAGGTGGAAGTCAGCCCTTTTGCGCGAATCTGCGCGGGAATTGCAAAGGAGATGTCGTTGCTGATCGGAATACCCACGGAGACGCGACCGTATGAAACACGCGTCGCCGCGACGCCCGAGACGGTCAGGAAGTACGTGTCGCAGGGACATAGAGTGCGCGTACAGAGCGGCGCAGGAACGGCCGCGAGCTATCTGGACGACGCGTACGCAGCTGCGGGCGCAGAACTCGTCGATGCGCCGACCGCGTTCGGCGCAGAGATCGTTCTCAAGGTTCAAAGCCCCACCGATTCAGAACTCCCGCTTCTTAAACGCGGCGCGGTGCTGGTCGGCATGCTGGAGCCGTTTAATGTCGAGAACGCATCAAGGCTTGCAGCTGCAGGCATAACTGCGTTCGCGCTCGAAGCCGCGCCGCGCACCACACGTGCGCAAAGCCTCGACGTACTGTCGTCTCAAGCCAACATTGCGGGCTACAAGGCAGTATTGCTCGCCGCCGATCTTTACCCGCGCTTCATGCCGATGCTGATGACGGCGGCAGGCACCGTGAAAGCGGCGCGTGTGCTGATTCTCGGCGCGGGCGTCGCGGGCTTGCAGGCGATCGCGACCGCAAAGCGCCTTGGCGCCGTGATCGAAGCGTCGGACGTGCGTCCTGCCGTGAAGGAGCAGATCGAATCGCTGGGCGGCAAATTCCTCGATGTGCCTTATGAAACCGATGAGGAACGCGAAGCGGCCGTTGGCGTCGGCGGCTACGCGCGGCCAATGCCGCCATCGTGGCTCGCGCGCCAGTCTGCGCTGGTTCACGAGCGGGCGAAGCAGGCCGACATCGTGATTTCCACCGCGCTGATTCCCGGGCGTGCCGCGCCGACCTTGATCTCCGTCGAAACCGTGCAGGCGATGAAACCAGGCACGGTACTCGTCGACCTCGCTGCGGGACGCGGCCCCGAGTACGAAGGGCAGCGTGGCGGCAACTGTCCGCTGACGGAAGCCGACAAGGTCGTCGTCAAGCATGGCGTGACGATCGCGGGGTATACGAACCTCGCGTCGATGGTCGCGTCGGACGCCTCGGCACTGTACGCACGCAATCTGCTCGACTTCATGAAGCTGACCATCACGAAGGAAGGCACGTTCAATATCGATCTCGCGGACGACATCGTCGCGGCCACGCTGGTCGCGCATGACGGCGAAGTCACGCGCAAGGCATAAGAGGAGACGGGTGATGGAAGTCATCAACCATACCGTGATCAACCTGATCATTTTCGTGCTGGCGATCTACGTCGGCTACCACGTCGTCTGGAACGTGACACCGGCGCTGCATACGCCGCTGATGGCCGTGACGAATGCGATTTCGGCCATTGTCATTGTCGGCGCGATGCTCGCGGCGGGCCTGACGGTCGGCGGCACGGGCAAGTTCTTCGGCACGGTTGCCGTCGCGCTTGCAGCGGTGAATGTGTTCGGCGGGTTCCTCGTCACGAGGCGAATGCTGGAGATGTTCAAGAAGAAGGAGCCGAAGAAGATCGCGGGTCCTGGTAGCTGGCGGGAGGCAGCATGATGAATCTGAACCTTGTGAGCGGAAATGTCGTGACGCTCCTCTATCTGATCGCCTCCGTCTGCTTCATCCAGGCGCTCAAGGGGTTGTCCAATCCGAAGACCGCGCGCACGGGCAACATGTTCGGCATGATCGGCATGGCGATCGCCATTCTTACGACCGTCGCGCTGATCTCGAAGCAGGCGGCCGTGCTCGGCTCGAATCTGTCGCTGGGTCTTTCGCTGGTGTTCGTTGCGCTGGTTGTCGGTGGCGGGATCGGTGCGTTCGTCGCCGCGCGCGTCGAGATGACGAAGATGCCGGAACTGGTCGCGGCGATGCACTCGCTGATCGGTATGGCTGCCGTGTGTATCGCGTATGCGGTGGTGTCGGAACCGGCTGCGTTCGGCCTCGGCGCCGAGGAAGGCATTCCGGGTTTCCTGCCGTACGGCAACCGGATCGAGCTGTTCATTGGCACGTTCGTCGGCGCGATTACGTTTAGCGGTTCGGTGATCGCGTTCGGCAAGCTGTCGGGCAAGTACAAGTTCCGGCTCTTCCAGGGCGCGCCTGTCGTTTATCCCGGTCAGCATCTGATCAACCTGCTGCTCGCAATCGCGATGGTCGGCTTCGGCGTGATCTTCTTCCTCACGCAATCGTGGCTGCCGTTCATCATCATGACGTTGATCGCGTTTGCGCTGGGCGTGCTGATCATCATCCCGATCGGCGGCGCGGACATGCCGGTCGTCGTGTCGATGCTGAACTCGTACTCGGGCTGGGCGGCGGCGGGCATCGGCTTCTCGCTGAACAACGCGATGCTGATCATTGCCGGATCGCTGGTGGGTTCGTCGGGTGCGATTCTGTCGTACATCATGTGCAAGGCGATGAACCGATCGTTCTTCAACGTGATTCTGGGCGGCTTCGGCGGTGAAGCGAGCGCGGCGACGGTGGGTGGCTCGGCGGAGCAGCGGCCTGTGAAGTCGGGGTCGGCGGAAGATGCGTCGTTCATGCTCGGCAATGCCGAGACTGTTGTTATCGTGCCGGGGTATGGGCTGGCCGTGGCGCGTGCTCAGCACGCGCTGAAGGAACTGACAGACAAGCTCATAGAGAAGGGCA from Paraburkholderia hospita encodes the following:
- a CDS encoding MFS transporter; the protein is MFSWYRELTKRERDTFWGCFAGWAVDAMDAQLFSFVLPVLIAVWGMTTAQAGYLATATLTSAAVGGWACGYLADRFGRVRVMQFTILWFSVFTFIAGFTQNFEQLIAVRVLQGLGFGGEWAAGAVLMGEIIRPAHRGKAVGTVQSGFGVGWCAAALLAGVVLAHVPAEYAWRTLLLIGVLPGFLVLYLRRKIEEPELYRQSRAATEARGEVPGLGAIFRPSMLRVTVLASLLAFGVIGVGGAIVNWLPTFMKTVRHLSPSASGYYVFLVTGGSFFGFLASAYLSDVLGRRRTFQLFLICSWLVTIAYMFLPLSGWGLIVMGVPFGFFTIGNYAALGPFFTELFPTAVRGSGQSFAYNFGKAAGAVAVACIGILAQRITLAEAIGSVALLGYSVAIVATLLLPETKGISLTSGFGQPAERGDRSIDVKEQPAPGKP
- a CDS encoding RidA family protein: MTQSNTADTREVAAQEAIATGRRRSVTVEGLAHTFPVPNACRIGNLIVSSAIHPTDRVTRVIPEDLLSQCALLFANVKTIVEAAGGSTRDIIKMTFFVRDRNNRGPLNDEWVQMFPDSDSRPARHSQLLHAEGPSLIQCDFIALIDSAS
- a CDS encoding MBL fold metallo-hydrolase: MTDDRSISLTRRSLLAAACICMGCAISGPLLAGVPMVRSESPEFYRLMVGDYEVTVLSDGKSPLAATKLLQGDPSIIADALNSNFLGEQVETSHNSFLVNTGDRLVLIDAGAGSLLGPHTGRLSGNLRAAGYRPEQVDEVCLTHMHADHIGGLMSGNLPAFPNAIIRADKRDIAYWLSEENMRNAPAAARRFFEAAVVSLSAYIQAGRLRTFEGLADLIPGIRARPAYGHTPGHTMYEVESRGEKLLLWGDIVHVAAVQFADPGVTIGYDVDRTEAEQEHWRVFGDAARHRYMIGGAHLPFPGLGHVRSSDDRSYAFVPLS
- a CDS encoding porin, with product MKKAIFVLVAVGTIAGTARAQSSVTLYGLIDAGFAYTNNVGGQKLFAASSGNIQGSRWGLRGSEDLGGGLKALFVLENGFNPYTGRLNQGGDEFGRQVYVGIRSDQYGSITLGRQYDSVVDYTGALEAASQWASLYGGHPGDLDNMNNTNRVNNAIKFASANYSGLTFGGLYSLGGVAGNFNRNQIWSAGFNYAQGPLVLGVAYLNVKNPNFSFFGNNATSSTTATNMSGSQVYSGFASARTQQVATAGAAYTLGAATFGTTYSNTQFRGLGETAVTGQPAGSPRSGDAKFHNAEANFKYQLTPALLVAAAYDYTKGYSVTAEKTHQAMLGADYALSKRTDLYAVGIYQHASGTNSFGAKATAQITTLSPSSSQNQVAAIVGIRSKF
- a CDS encoding Re/Si-specific NAD(P)(+) transhydrogenase subunit alpha gives rise to the protein MLIGIPTETRPYETRVAATPETVRKYVSQGHRVRVQSGAGTAASYLDDAYAAAGAELVDAPTAFGAEIVLKVQSPTDSELPLLKRGAVLVGMLEPFNVENASRLAAAGITAFALEAAPRTTRAQSLDVLSSQANIAGYKAVLLAADLYPRFMPMLMTAAGTVKAARVLILGAGVAGLQAIATAKRLGAVIEASDVRPAVKEQIESLGGKFLDVPYETDEEREAAVGVGGYARPMPPSWLARQSALVHERAKQADIVISTALIPGRAAPTLISVETVQAMKPGTVLVDLAAGRGPEYEGQRGGNCPLTEADKVVVKHGVTIAGYTNLASMVASDASALYARNLLDFMKLTITKEGTFNIDLADDIVAATLVAHDGEVTRKA
- a CDS encoding NAD(P) transhydrogenase subunit alpha; protein product: MEVINHTVINLIIFVLAIYVGYHVVWNVTPALHTPLMAVTNAISAIVIVGAMLAAGLTVGGTGKFFGTVAVALAAVNVFGGFLVTRRMLEMFKKKEPKKIAGPGSWREAA
- a CDS encoding NAD(P)(+) transhydrogenase (Re/Si-specific) subunit beta, with translation MSGNVVTLLYLIASVCFIQALKGLSNPKTARTGNMFGMIGMAIAILTTVALISKQAAVLGSNLSLGLSLVFVALVVGGGIGAFVAARVEMTKMPELVAAMHSLIGMAAVCIAYAVVSEPAAFGLGAEEGIPGFLPYGNRIELFIGTFVGAITFSGSVIAFGKLSGKYKFRLFQGAPVVYPGQHLINLLLAIAMVGFGVIFFLTQSWLPFIIMTLIAFALGVLIIIPIGGADMPVVVSMLNSYSGWAAAGIGFSLNNAMLIIAGSLVGSSGAILSYIMCKAMNRSFFNVILGGFGGEASAATVGGSAEQRPVKSGSAEDASFMLGNAETVVIVPGYGLAVARAQHALKELTDKLIEKGIDVKYAIHPVAGRMPGHMNVLLAEAEVSYEIVHEMEDINGEFGQVDVVLVLGANDVVNPAAKNDPKSPIAGMPIIEAYKARTVIVNKRSMAAGYAGLDNDLFYMDKTMMVFGDAKKVIEEMIKAA